From the genome of Anopheles moucheti chromosome 3, idAnoMoucSN_F20_07, whole genome shotgun sequence, one region includes:
- the LOC128305239 gene encoding PDZ and LIM domain protein Zasp isoform X3 — protein MANLMTVRLQRGDGQAWGFRLQGGKDFSAPLVLQRVNGGSVADQAGLMAGDALIKVNGTEVFNMRHKEAQDVIVAAGNSFELAVSRGGATWRPSVTPTGSLPSPSPSLPGNITPVTRTSLAATPQEMKPIGSGHNTAAKPFGAVNGNDGQIKSIVNNQYNTPVGMYSDETIAETLSSQAEVLAGGVLGVNFKKNERVYSPANSEVYKMLHEQGDDPEPASSHFYATQSHAIGGYATAGRLPVGSLTGGRPRGPSPLPPHMQGQVPRPPMPQPPMMQPQPQRPAPQPAAPIQAPLKVAFPPQQQQAPAPAPAPAPTSAFRPAPNTAPRSGIPPKVHNEGHKTGVQAISAALNAHANLNGRSQSPYGNNVNQNNITPKPFGAPLPVSPLAQVQPPASFPPVAGSVPTPFSAALVGAQAPAPAPVAAPAPAPAPMVAPAPMAAPAPAMTPASVPTPQVPGQRIEEVDYATMLLDSSVSKLACMSNNADYRKQASNVVKDMLEARLRKTDASVRAKNKENLHSNGAHAPSIARTPAFPLGTTNGKADDTKAVPPYMNGSNVVSSKAVAFNGSSNGQQELTVYPVQTTVPALAADLGKVILRPKNNNGTDVNGSQAPINGRKVSSELTSHARDRRSYVERNNNLAPYDKKQTQQETAAPQEQDPVANGSALALLKDKIPICNVCDHKIVTGPFITALGRIWCPDHFICHNANCKRPLADIGFVEEKGDLYCEYCFEEFLAPLCSKCNGRVKGDCLNAIGKQFHPECFKCTYCGKQFGNSPFFLEEGDPYCEKDWNDLFTTKCFACGFPVEAGDKWVEALNNNYHSQCFNCTSCKKNLEGQSFFAKGGRPFCKNHAR, from the exons GTTAACGGTGGCAGCGTTGCCGACCAGGCCGGTCTGATGGCTGGCGATGCGCTGATCAAGGTCAACGGAACGGAAGTCTTCAACATGCGCCACAAGGAGGCCCAGGACGTTATCGTGGCCGCTGGAAACTCGTTCGAGCTGGCAGTATCAAG AGGAGGCGCAACCTGGAGGCCATCTGTTACACCGACTGGTTCGCTCCCGTCTCCATCGCCGTCTCTGCCCGGCAACATCACACCGGTCACTAGAACCTCACTCGCTGCGACGCCTCAGGAGATGAAGCCCATCGGCAGCGGTCACAATACTGCCGCCAAACCGTTTGGAGCG GTGAACGGAAACGATGGACAGATCAAGAGCATTGTAAACAACCAATATAACACCCCGGTTGGTATGTACAGCGATGAAACCATCGCCGAAACGCTGTCCTCGCAGGCGGAGGTCCTCGCCGGAGGAGTCCTCGG TGTAAACTTCAAGAAGAACGAGCGTGTATACTCGCCGGCCAACTCCGAGGTGTACAAGATGCTGCACGAGCAAGGAGATGACCCCGAACCAG CTTCATCGCATTTCTACGCCACGCAAAGCCACGCCATCGGTGGTTATGCTACGGCCGGACGGTTGCCGGTCGGTTCGCTGACCGGTGGCCGTCCCCGGGGCCCATCGCCCCTGCCGCCGCACATGCAGGGCCAGGTTCCCCGTCCGCCCATGCCGCAACCACCGATGATGCAGCCCCAGCCGCAACGTCCAGCGCCACAGCCGGCCGCACCGATCCAGGCGCCGCTCAAGGTTGCGTTCCCGccccaacagcagcaagcTCCGGCTCCCGCACCGGCTCCGGCACCAACATCGGCCTTCCGCCCCGCACCGAATACCGCCCCGAGGTCCGGTATACCGCCGAAGGTTCACAACGA GGGACACAAGACTGGCGTACAAGCCATCTCTGCTGCTCTCAACGCTCATGCCAACTTGAACGGCCGCTCGCAGTCACCGTACGGCAATAAT GTAAACCAGAACAACATTACGCCGAAGCCGTTCGGTGCCCCACTCCCGGTGAGCCCACTGGCTCAGGTTCAGCCACCGGCATCGTTCCCGCCAGTGGCCGGAAGTGTCCCGACACCATTCTCGGCCGCTCTGGTTGGTGCTCAGGCACCGGCACCCGCCCCGGTCGCTGCTCCGGCACCGGCACCAGCCCCAATGGTGGCCCCCGCCCCGATGGCAGCCCCGGCCCCAGCCATGACACCGGCGTCCGTGCCAACTCCACAAG TCCCTGGACAACGCATCGAAGAGGTCGACTATGCCACAATGCTGCTCGATAGTTCCGTAAGCAAGCTGGCCTGCATGAGCAACAACGCCGACTACCGCAAGCAAGCCTCTAACGTTGTGAAAGACATGCTGGAAGCAAGACTGCGCAAAACGGACGCTAGTGTACGGGCGAAGAATAAGGAGAATCTGCACAGCAACGGTGCCCATGCTCCTTCGATCGCACGTACACCAGCATTCCCGCTCGGTACCACGaacggcaaagccgacgacaCTAAAGCAGTACCACCGTACATGAACGGTTCCAATGTGGTATCGTCGAAGGCGGTCGCTTTCAATGGAAGTAGCAATGGTCAGCAGGAGCTTACGGTCTACCCTGTGCAGACCACGGTTCCCGCACTGGCGGCCGATCTCGGTAAGGTTATACTGCGACCGAAGAACAACAACGGCACAGACGTGAACGGGTCGCAGGCTCCGATCAACGGACGCAAAGTAAGTTCCGAGCTAACCTCGCATGCACGCGATCGCCGTTCATACGTCGAGCGCAATAACAATCTGGCCCCGTACGACAAGAAGCAGACACAACAGGAGACCGCAGCGCCACAGGAACAGGATCCGGTAGCCAACGGTAGTGCACTCGCACTGCTGAAGGATAAGATACCGATCTGTAATGTTTGCGATCACAAGATTGTCAC AGGACCGTTCATCACTGCGCTGGGACGCATCTGGTGTCCGGATCATTTCATCTGCCACAACGCGAACTGCAAGCGCCCATTGGCCGATATCGGATTCGTCGAGGAGAAGGGTGATCTGTACTGTGAGTACTGCTTCGAGGAGTTCTTGGCGCCACTGTGCTCGAAATGCAACGGCAGAGTCAAG GGTGACTGCCTGAATGCGATCGGCAAGCAGTTCCATCCGGAGTGCTTCAAGTGCACGTACTGTGGCAAGCAGTTCGGCAACAGCCCGTTCTTCCTGGAGGAGGGCGACCCCTACTGCGAGAAGGACTGGAACGATCTGTTCACGACCAAGTGCTTCGCTTGCGGATTCCCCGTCGAGGCCGGCGACAAGTGGGTGGAGGCGCTGAACAACAACTACCACAGCCAGTGCTTCAACTGCACC AGCTGCAAAAAGAACCTCGAAGGACAGAGCTTCTTCGCGAAGGGTGGCCGTCCGTTCTGCAAAAACCACGCTCGCTAA
- the LOC128305239 gene encoding PDZ and LIM domain protein Zasp isoform X1 codes for MANLMTVRLQRGDGQAWGFRLQGGKDFSAPLVLQRVNGGSVADQAGLMAGDALIKVNGTEVFNMRHKEAQDVIVAAGNSFELAVSRGGATWRPSVTPTGSLPSPSPSLPGNITPVTRTSLAATPQEMKPIGSGHNTAAKPFGAVNGNDGQIKSIVNNQYNTPVGMYSDETIAETLSSQAEVLAGGVLGVNFKKNERVYSPANSEVYKMLHEQGDDPEPDSVYSNNFHYSVNKLESASSHFYATQSHAIGGYATAGRLPVGSLTGGRPRGPSPLPPHMQGQVPRPPMPQPPMMQPQPQRPAPQPAAPIQAPLKVAFPPQQQQAPAPAPAPAPTSAFRPAPNTAPRSGIPPKVHNEGHKTGVQAISAALNAHANLNGRSQSPYGNNTTLGQSPSHSRSSSTTSSSGYCNSSSLSPVQSNKVSPLHSRTSSENELIDRSHSSNSNSSNCELSGTTFPASPSSPLPPPPPPPPLTMEEENTSRTLQPPVGTESQPVFGANGLAAPASEGDQPDAGATENGTVTQNDYGFYYQTMGGRVIRSVLPPGKNSTYKVNQNNITPKPFGAPLPVSPLAQVQPPASFPPVAGSVPTPFSAALVGAQAPAPAPVAAPAPAPAPMVAPAPMAAPAPAMTPASVPTPQDGTEDETSAQERAEGEEDGEHDRSESPAPVFAWPPKPAVVDTIPTATPIYIAPPETQRVVIKPITVVPPMKVKEKSKTPPDGPQEQQSKQSKSAPELSHRAGQDEQQQQQQDEEDLSDSFGMTTTTTTTTANSASSEEYRMYQTQTSQPIVTYYDTPQYELEHPFSSGQRSAQASTGAMSDASYTHFVFRDPPPEEEEEEGEVIVEEPPEEQPVAAPADAERPPKRVEFVDYGRELERYVRAEQEKEARRRALEAEMAEAAKRVEEPPHYSLPTIPPTEPPHLPPSAIPNPTPKQWQSALVQALCVAPPDPIHLTAEQIEEANFMRSRNEAYRREQEETKMRQLEALRRQVDALERRLDKQPEPKPEPIPVGPPLSVPRKGEVMAKLLATSTARSQRFPAHYVPVVPLPAETQPYFPPPHSMEPIRSEKISSMRNESPFVEALKTAPYTPFQQFGREIPSQMEDLPVPSGRLSMMDALATASERPYTPFSEVRFDRTSEVYQEMLREQPSVPVDPDRQCSAFANVGGNRTPKPFAPIVPEIREVPPVEESTKEERSPDKTAESSRRSSTVAEDSRRCSKVTVEESRRCSNVAAVESRRSSTATVQSRHESGGQDSRRGSGGTGSEAAPQKPVVTVESIPLYPGRDSHPPEHYSLALRRETSSPLNKPAEIPPYQRKWFNLPTQNPPRTPEPEELRSNVPLAFVNTHSHTANLSKPIAKPPAPVNKPPAPYTTIQNRTIPVVQPQPPELDAELAQYHSAHARLQHKGVIDRGQSFTPSLILTKHATTIPYYQHQLGFEEYFAEVKQFDGHTTPQPSRTKSPAFGPPPNPLKPHVPPSREGIPVESGLYLSMGKLHGVPWYANKDHVPADIQKKMQEQLHLEATQRYGRSVQQQHHQEVTQQQVTMSSSSVTAAEQQQRLSREQASAERAIQSAQQVGNALIQKRTRFVEEHESSSRSQSVSRTGNSESSRYSSKIKEDEAPQKGFVAQQTRRFSGQDEALNLPPQSEQDQKLQQQQQQQQEQEQAALIQQLQEEQLKRQMAAEVPVKPPPAPIRHVEPPTPKPAPPPTHFPSTDPFAEEFVDHFPNVSARKASLLLPQKPSAGRSECPSPSSFKAQFNEFMIGAGPMPAMPPMREEDEGIPADTRSDTQKLIQSWPPQLPPQIAPAVASNNGAPPTNGAAPPTPGSKPSSRSNSTAFLDFLNRPTFNPNTDRSTVGAGSNAFNKGRAACSTSAPNRGRGVMNKAVGPGGRVPLCGCCQQQIRGPFITALGRIWCPDHFICHNANCKRPLADIGFVEEKGDLYCEYCFEEFLAPLCSKCNGRVKGDCLNAIGKQFHPECFKCTYCGKQFGNSPFFLEEGDPYCEKDWNDLFTTKCFACGFPVEAGDKWVEALNNNYHSQCFNCTSCKKNLEGQSFFAKGGRPFCKNHAR; via the exons GTTAACGGTGGCAGCGTTGCCGACCAGGCCGGTCTGATGGCTGGCGATGCGCTGATCAAGGTCAACGGAACGGAAGTCTTCAACATGCGCCACAAGGAGGCCCAGGACGTTATCGTGGCCGCTGGAAACTCGTTCGAGCTGGCAGTATCAAG AGGAGGCGCAACCTGGAGGCCATCTGTTACACCGACTGGTTCGCTCCCGTCTCCATCGCCGTCTCTGCCCGGCAACATCACACCGGTCACTAGAACCTCACTCGCTGCGACGCCTCAGGAGATGAAGCCCATCGGCAGCGGTCACAATACTGCCGCCAAACCGTTTGGAGCG GTGAACGGAAACGATGGACAGATCAAGAGCATTGTAAACAACCAATATAACACCCCGGTTGGTATGTACAGCGATGAAACCATCGCCGAAACGCTGTCCTCGCAGGCGGAGGTCCTCGCCGGAGGAGTCCTCGG TGTAAACTTCAAGAAGAACGAGCGTGTATACTCGCCGGCCAACTCCGAGGTGTACAAGATGCTGCACGAGCAAGGAGATGACCCCGAACCAG ACAGTGTTTACTCTAACAATTTCCATTACTCGGTCAATAAACTCGAATCAGCTTCATCGCATTTCTACGCCACGCAAAGCCACGCCATCGGTGGTTATGCTACGGCCGGACGGTTGCCGGTCGGTTCGCTGACCGGTGGCCGTCCCCGGGGCCCATCGCCCCTGCCGCCGCACATGCAGGGCCAGGTTCCCCGTCCGCCCATGCCGCAACCACCGATGATGCAGCCCCAGCCGCAACGTCCAGCGCCACAGCCGGCCGCACCGATCCAGGCGCCGCTCAAGGTTGCGTTCCCGccccaacagcagcaagcTCCGGCTCCCGCACCGGCTCCGGCACCAACATCGGCCTTCCGCCCCGCACCGAATACCGCCCCGAGGTCCGGTATACCGCCGAAGGTTCACAACGA GGGACACAAGACTGGCGTACAAGCCATCTCTGCTGCTCTCAACGCTCATGCCAACTTGAACGGCCGCTCGCAGTCACCGTACGGCAATAAT actACCCTCGGCCAATCGCCGTCTCATTCACGATCGAGCAGCACGACGTCGTCGAGCGGATACTGCAACTCGAGCTCGTTATCGCCGGTGCAGTCGAACAAGGTGTCCCCGTTGCATTCGCGCACCAGCAGCGAAAACGAGCTGATCGATCgcagccacagcagcaacagcaacagcagcaattgTGAGCTTTCTGGCACCACCTTCCCAGCCAGTCCATCGTCCCCgttgccaccgccaccgccgccgccaccactaACGATGGAGGAGGAAAACACATCCCGGACACTCCAGCCACCGGTCGGAACCGAATCGCAACCGGTGTTCGGTGCCAACGGGTTGGCCGCTCCCGCATCGGAGGGCGACCAGCCGGATGCGGGCGCAACCGAAAATGGGACGGTTACGCAAAACGACTACGGATTTTATTACCAGACGATGGGAGGACGCGTCATTCGAAGCGTACTTCCACCGGGAAAGAACTCCACCTACAAG GTAAACCAGAACAACATTACGCCGAAGCCGTTCGGTGCCCCACTCCCGGTGAGCCCACTGGCTCAGGTTCAGCCACCGGCATCGTTCCCGCCAGTGGCCGGAAGTGTCCCGACACCATTCTCGGCCGCTCTGGTTGGTGCTCAGGCACCGGCACCCGCCCCGGTCGCTGCTCCGGCACCGGCACCAGCCCCAATGGTGGCCCCCGCCCCGATGGCAGCCCCGGCCCCAGCCATGACACCGGCGTCCGTGCCAACTCCACAAG ATGGTACTGAAGATGAAACATCGGCACAAGAAAGGGCTGAAGGAGAGGAGGATGGTGAACACGATAGGAGTGAATCGCCTGCTCCAGTGTTTGCCTGGCCTCCGAAGCCCGCCGTCGTGGACACGATACCGACGGCCACGCCGATCTATATAGCACCGCCGGAAACACAGCGAGTGGTCATCAAACCGATCACCGTCGTGCCTCCGATGAAGGTGaaagaaaaatcgaaaacTCCACCGGATGGGCCGCAAGAGCAGCAGAGCAAGCAGAGTAAGTCCGCGCCGGAGCTGAGTCACCGTGCTGGACAGgatgagcagcagcagcagcagcaagatgAGGAAGATCTGTCGGACTCGTTCGGCATGacaactaccaccaccacgacgacGGCGAACTCCGCATCATCCGAGGAATACCGCATGTACCAGACGCAAACGTCACAACCGATCGTGACGTACTACGATACGCCCCAGTACGAGCTCGAGCATCCATTCTCATCCGGACAGCGAAGCGCACAGGCAAGTACGGGCGCAATGTCCGACGCATCCTACACGCACTTCGTCTTCCGCGATCCCCCAccagaggaggaggaggaggagggtgAGGTGATAGTGGAGGAACCACCGGAGGAGCAGCCGGTAGCAGCACCCGCCGACGCAGAACGTCCCCCGAAGCGCGTCGAGTTCGTCGACTATGGCCGCGAGCTGGAACGCTACGTGCGCGCGGAACAGGAAAAGGAGGCACGGCGCCGCGCACTGgaggccgagatggcggaagCGGCAAAGCGGGTGGAGGAGCCACCACACTACTCACTGCCTACGATACCGCCAACCGAACCGCCCCATCTTCCACCGTCGGCCATACCCAACCCGACCCCGAAACAGTGGCAGTCGGCGTTGGTGCAGGCGCTGTGCGTGGCGCCACCCGACCCAATCCATCTGACCGCGGAACAGATCGAGGAGGCGAACTTTATGCGCTCGCGCAACGAAGCGTACCGACGCGAGCAGGAGGAAACGAAGATGCGCCAGCTGGAGGCGCTGCGGCGGCAGGTCGACGCACTCGAGCGGCGGCTCGACAAGCAGCCGGAACCAAAGCCGGAACCGATACCGGTCGGGCCGCCGCTCTCGGTGCCGCGCAAGGGCGAGGTGATGGCGAAGCTGCTCGCAACGTCGACCGCCCGCTCGCAGCGCTTCCCGGCGCACTACGTGCCGGTGGTGCCGCTGCCGGCCGAAACCCAACCCTACTTTCCGCCTCCCCACTCGATGGAACCGATCCGGAGCGAGAAAATTTCATCCATGCGCAACGAGTCACCGTTCGTCGAGGCTCTCAAGACCGCTCCGTACACTCCGTTTCAGCAGTTCGGGCGCGAGATACCGTCGCAGATGGAGGACCTGCCCGTGCCGAGCGGGCGGCTCTCGATGATGGACGCACTGGCGACGGCTTCCGAGCGTCCCTACACACCGTTCAGTGAGGTGCGATTCGATCGCACCTCCGAGGTGTACCAGGAGATGCTCCGGGAACAGCCCTCGGTGCCGGTGGACCCGGACCGGCAGTGTTCAGCGTTCGCGAACGTCGGTGGCAATCGGACGCCGAAACCGTTCGCGCCGATTGTGCCCGAGATTCGTGAGGTACCGCCGGTGGAAGAATCAACCAAAGAGGAAAGATCCCCGGACAAGACCGCGGAGTCTTCGCGGCGCAGTTCTACGGTGGCGGAAGATAGCCGTCGGTGTTCGAAGGTGACCGTGGAAGAGAGCCGTCGTTGCTCGAATGTGGCTGCAGTGGAGAGCCGGCGCAGCTCGACCGCGACGGTGCAAAGTCGCCATGAGTCTGGTGGACAGGATAGCCGTCGTGGATCGGGCGGCACCGGTTCGGAAGCTGCACCACAAAAGCCAGTCGTCACCGTAGAATCGATTCCGCTCTACCCGGGTCGGGATAGTCATCCGCCCGAACACTACTCTCTGGCGCTGCGACGTGAAACGAGTTCACCGTTGAACAAGCCGGCCGAGATCCCACCGTATCAGCGCAAGTGGTTCAATCTGCCGACGCAGAACCCACCGCGCACTCCCGAGCCCGAGGAGTTGCGTTCGAACGTTCCGCTGGCCTTTGTAAatacacactcgcacactGCTAACCTTTCGAAGCCGATCGCGAAACCGCCGGCACCTGTAAATAAGCCGCCAGCACCGTACACCACCATCCAAAACCGTACCATCCCGGTCGTTCAGCCGCAGCCACCGGAGCTGGACGCCGAGCTGGCACAGTACCACAGTGCTCACGCGCGTCTCCAACACAAAGGTGTCATCGATCGGGGCCAGTCGTTCACGCCGTCACTCATCCTGACCAAGCACGCGACCACTATCCCGTACTATCAGCATCAGCTCGGGTTCGAGGAGTACTTTGCCGAGGTGAAGCAGTTCGATGGCCACACGACGCCGCAGCCCAGTCGTACCAAGTCGCCGGCGTTCGGTCCACCGCCGAACCCGCTCAAGCCGCACGTGCCGCCGTCGCGTGAGGGCATACCGGTCGAGTCCGGGCTGTATCTGTCCATGGGTAAGCTGCACGGTGTGCCGTGGTACGCCAACAAGGACCACGTGCCGGCCGACATCCAGAAGAAGATGCAGGAGCAGCTACATCTGGAAGCAACGCAGCGGTACGGACGTAGcgtgcagcaacaacaccatcaGGAGGTCACACAGCAACAGGTAACgatgagcagcagcagtgtgaCCGCtgcagagcagcagcaacgtctATCTAGGGAACAGGCATCGGCAGAACGGGCGATTCAGAGCGCCCAGCAGGTAGGCAATGCGTTGATCCAAAAGCGAACGCGCTTCGTAGAGGAGCATGAGTCTAGTAGTCGCAGCCAGTCCGTGTCGCGTACCGGAAACAGCGAAAGCTCACGATATTCTTCCAAAATTAAGGAAGACGAAGCGCCCCAGAAGGGGTTCGTGGCGCAGCAGACGCGCCGCTTCTCGGGCCAGGACGAGGCCCTCAATCTACCGCCCCAAAGCGAACAGGACCagaagctgcagcagcagcagcagcagcaacaggaacAGGAGCAGGCAGCCCTCATCCAGCAGCTGCAGGAAGAGCAGCTAAAACGGCAGATGGCCGCTGAAGTGCCGGtaaaaccaccaccagcaccaatCCGGCACGTAGAACCACCCACCCCGAAGccggcaccaccaccgaccCACTTCCCCTCGACCGATCCGTTCGCGGAGGAGTTTGTCGATCACTTCCCGAACGTGAGCGCACGCAAGGCAAGCTTGCTGCTGCCGCAGAAACCGTCGGCCGGACGCTCGGAATGTCCGAGCCCGAGCTCGTTCAAGGCCCAGTTCAACGAGTTCATGATCGGTGCCGGGCCGATGCCGGCGATGCCACCGATGCGCGAAGAGGACGAAGGCATACCGGCCGACACCCGGAGCGACACGCAAAAGCTAATCCAATCGTGGCCTCCGCAGCTACCGCCCCAGATCGCCCCGGCGGTGGCTTCTAACAACGGCGCGCCCCCCACCAACGGTGCGGCGCCGCCAACACCCGGCAGCAAGCCGTCCAGCCGCAGTAACAGCACGGCTTTCCTTGACTTCCTTAACCGCCCCACGTTCAATCCGAATACTGATCGTTCCACTGTCGGTGCAGGTTCGAACGCGTTCAATAAAGGACGGGCGGCGTGCTCCACGTCGGCCCCCAACCGTGGACGGGGCGTGATGAACAAGGCCGTCGGACCGGGTGGTCGCGTTCCACTGTGCGGATGCTGCCAGCAGCAGATCAG AGGACCGTTCATCACTGCGCTGGGACGCATCTGGTGTCCGGATCATTTCATCTGCCACAACGCGAACTGCAAGCGCCCATTGGCCGATATCGGATTCGTCGAGGAGAAGGGTGATCTGTACTGTGAGTACTGCTTCGAGGAGTTCTTGGCGCCACTGTGCTCGAAATGCAACGGCAGAGTCAAG GGTGACTGCCTGAATGCGATCGGCAAGCAGTTCCATCCGGAGTGCTTCAAGTGCACGTACTGTGGCAAGCAGTTCGGCAACAGCCCGTTCTTCCTGGAGGAGGGCGACCCCTACTGCGAGAAGGACTGGAACGATCTGTTCACGACCAAGTGCTTCGCTTGCGGATTCCCCGTCGAGGCCGGCGACAAGTGGGTGGAGGCGCTGAACAACAACTACCACAGCCAGTGCTTCAACTGCACC AGCTGCAAAAAGAACCTCGAAGGACAGAGCTTCTTCGCGAAGGGTGGCCGTCCGTTCTGCAAAAACCACGCTCGCTAA
- the LOC128305239 gene encoding PDZ and LIM domain protein Zasp isoform X2: MANLMTVRLQRGDGQAWGFRLQGGKDFSAPLVLQRVNGGSVADQAGLMAGDALIKVNGTEVFNMRHKEAQDVIVAAGNSFELAVSRGGATWRPSVTPTGSLPSPSPSLPGNITPVTRTSLAATPQEMKPIGSGHNTAAKPFGAVNGNDGQIKSIVNNQYNTPVGMYSDETIAETLSSQAEVLAGGVLGVNFKKNERVYSPANSEVYKMLHEQGDDPEPAQQQQQQQQQQQPQLPLSPHHLSNSGSGTNTVTRHVSAPVDRPVAPASNGLPPGQNICASCERLIVGVFVRIKDKNLHADCFKCATCGTSLKNQGYFNLNDKLYCDIHARLAALNSPPPGTNGMVPVTVTKPGHKTGVQAISAALNAHANLNGRSQSPYGNNVNQNNITPKPFGAPLPVSPLAQVQPPASFPPVAGSVPTPFSAALVGAQAPAPAPVAAPAPAPAPMVAPAPMAAPAPAMTPASVPTPQVPGQRIEEVDYATMLLDSSVSKLACMSNNADYRKQASNVVKDMLEARLRKTDASVRAKNKENLHSNGAHAPSIARTPAFPLGTTNGKADDTKAVPPYMNGSNVVSSKAVAFNGSSNGQQELTVYPVQTTVPALAADLGKVILRPKNNNGTDVNGSQAPINGRKVSSELTSHARDRRSYVERNNNLAPYDKKQTQQETAAPQEQDPVANGSALALLKDKIPICNVCDHKIVTGPFITALGRIWCPDHFICHNANCKRPLADIGFVEEKGDLYCEYCFEEFLAPLCSKCNGRVKGDCLNAIGKQFHPECFKCTYCGKQFGNSPFFLEEGDPYCEKDWNDLFTTKCFACGFPVEAGDKWVEALNNNYHSQCFNCTSCKKNLEGQSFFAKGGRPFCKNHAR; this comes from the exons GTTAACGGTGGCAGCGTTGCCGACCAGGCCGGTCTGATGGCTGGCGATGCGCTGATCAAGGTCAACGGAACGGAAGTCTTCAACATGCGCCACAAGGAGGCCCAGGACGTTATCGTGGCCGCTGGAAACTCGTTCGAGCTGGCAGTATCAAG AGGAGGCGCAACCTGGAGGCCATCTGTTACACCGACTGGTTCGCTCCCGTCTCCATCGCCGTCTCTGCCCGGCAACATCACACCGGTCACTAGAACCTCACTCGCTGCGACGCCTCAGGAGATGAAGCCCATCGGCAGCGGTCACAATACTGCCGCCAAACCGTTTGGAGCG GTGAACGGAAACGATGGACAGATCAAGAGCATTGTAAACAACCAATATAACACCCCGGTTGGTATGTACAGCGATGAAACCATCGCCGAAACGCTGTCCTCGCAGGCGGAGGTCCTCGCCGGAGGAGTCCTCGG TGTAAACTTCAAGAAGAACGAGCGTGTATACTCGCCGGCCAACTCCGAGGTGTACAAGATGCTGCACGAGCAAGGAGATGACCCCGAACCAG cacaacaacagcagcaacagcagcagcagcaacaaccgcaACTACCACTATCGCCACACCACCtcagcaacagtggcagcgGCACAAACACTGTTACACGCCACGTTAGCGCTCCCGTCGATCGTCCGGTGGCTCCGGCTAGCAATGGACTTCCGCCGGGTCAAAACATTTGCGCTTCCTGCGAGCGCTTGATTGT TGGCGTGTTTGTGCGCATCAAGGACAAGAACCTGCACGCCGACTGCTTCAAGTGTGCCACCTGCGGCACGTCCCTGAAGAACCAGGGCTATTTCAATCTGAACGACAAGCTGTACTGCGACATCCATGCGCGCCTGGCGGCACTCAACAGTCCGCCGCCCGGCACCAACGGTATGGTGCCGGTTACTGTCACGAAACC GGGACACAAGACTGGCGTACAAGCCATCTCTGCTGCTCTCAACGCTCATGCCAACTTGAACGGCCGCTCGCAGTCACCGTACGGCAATAAT GTAAACCAGAACAACATTACGCCGAAGCCGTTCGGTGCCCCACTCCCGGTGAGCCCACTGGCTCAGGTTCAGCCACCGGCATCGTTCCCGCCAGTGGCCGGAAGTGTCCCGACACCATTCTCGGCCGCTCTGGTTGGTGCTCAGGCACCGGCACCCGCCCCGGTCGCTGCTCCGGCACCGGCACCAGCCCCAATGGTGGCCCCCGCCCCGATGGCAGCCCCGGCCCCAGCCATGACACCGGCGTCCGTGCCAACTCCACAAG TCCCTGGACAACGCATCGAAGAGGTCGACTATGCCACAATGCTGCTCGATAGTTCCGTAAGCAAGCTGGCCTGCATGAGCAACAACGCCGACTACCGCAAGCAAGCCTCTAACGTTGTGAAAGACATGCTGGAAGCAAGACTGCGCAAAACGGACGCTAGTGTACGGGCGAAGAATAAGGAGAATCTGCACAGCAACGGTGCCCATGCTCCTTCGATCGCACGTACACCAGCATTCCCGCTCGGTACCACGaacggcaaagccgacgacaCTAAAGCAGTACCACCGTACATGAACGGTTCCAATGTGGTATCGTCGAAGGCGGTCGCTTTCAATGGAAGTAGCAATGGTCAGCAGGAGCTTACGGTCTACCCTGTGCAGACCACGGTTCCCGCACTGGCGGCCGATCTCGGTAAGGTTATACTGCGACCGAAGAACAACAACGGCACAGACGTGAACGGGTCGCAGGCTCCGATCAACGGACGCAAAGTAAGTTCCGAGCTAACCTCGCATGCACGCGATCGCCGTTCATACGTCGAGCGCAATAACAATCTGGCCCCGTACGACAAGAAGCAGACACAACAGGAGACCGCAGCGCCACAGGAACAGGATCCGGTAGCCAACGGTAGTGCACTCGCACTGCTGAAGGATAAGATACCGATCTGTAATGTTTGCGATCACAAGATTGTCAC AGGACCGTTCATCACTGCGCTGGGACGCATCTGGTGTCCGGATCATTTCATCTGCCACAACGCGAACTGCAAGCGCCCATTGGCCGATATCGGATTCGTCGAGGAGAAGGGTGATCTGTACTGTGAGTACTGCTTCGAGGAGTTCTTGGCGCCACTGTGCTCGAAATGCAACGGCAGAGTCAAG GGTGACTGCCTGAATGCGATCGGCAAGCAGTTCCATCCGGAGTGCTTCAAGTGCACGTACTGTGGCAAGCAGTTCGGCAACAGCCCGTTCTTCCTGGAGGAGGGCGACCCCTACTGCGAGAAGGACTGGAACGATCTGTTCACGACCAAGTGCTTCGCTTGCGGATTCCCCGTCGAGGCCGGCGACAAGTGGGTGGAGGCGCTGAACAACAACTACCACAGCCAGTGCTTCAACTGCACC AGCTGCAAAAAGAACCTCGAAGGACAGAGCTTCTTCGCGAAGGGTGGCCGTCCGTTCTGCAAAAACCACGCTCGCTAA